One segment of Carya illinoinensis cultivar Pawnee chromosome 1, C.illinoinensisPawnee_v1, whole genome shotgun sequence DNA contains the following:
- the LOC122289589 gene encoding uncharacterized protein LOC122289589, producing the protein MEFFFRNLNEESTPSQLDMLRCPFLRNINEPTNFSFSSSLAFPMPVRGAKGPIFEDGPNFDMAFRLFHGCDGVVPLSANSFVSSEKVVPEQVPAPFNPLAAKAATISLSSFGPGGPFSFDSFSEKWKSQKRKSKSSKKESSSQGGNSKHEALSNEWLQTGNCPIAKSYQAVSNVLPLVAKAFQPPPGMKFKCPPAIVAARAALAQTAFAKNLRPQPLPAKVLVIGLLGMAANVPLGIWREHTEKFSPAWFVAVHAAVPFIGMLRKSVLMPKAAMAFTIAASVLGQVIGSRAERHRMKAVAAKKLVLAGAPAGSNQPSVVKSKGGHCGEIVNWNPVSLELSGSSSPADVYC; encoded by the exons ATGGAATTTTTCTTTAGAAACCTAAATGAAGAGTCTACGCCTTCTCAGCTGGACATGCTTAGATGTCCATTCTTAAGGAACATCAATGAACCGACTAACTTCTCCTTCTCATCATCCCTGGCTTTCCCAATGCCT GTACGGGGAGCCAAAGGTCCCATTTTTGAAGATGGTCCCAattttgatatggcatttagGCTTTTCCATGGATGCGACGGAGTAGTCCCCCTTTCTGCAAATTCATTTGTGAGTTCTGAGAAAGTAGTGCCCGAGCAAGTTCCAGCCCCGTTCAATCCTTTAGCGGCTAAGGCAGCCACTATCAGCCTGTCATCTTTTGGACCTGGAGGACCCTTCagttttgattcattttctGAGAAGTGGAAGAGTCAGAAAAGAAAATCCAAGTCATCCAAGAAAGAGTCTTCTTCACAG GGAGGAAATTCAAAGCATGAGGCATTGAGCAATGAGTGGCTTCAAACTGGAAATTGCCCGATTGCAAAGTCCTATCAAGCAGTTAGCAATGTTCTTCCCCTAGTTGCTAAGGCATTTCAGCCCCCTCCAGGCATGAAATTCAAGTGCCCGCCTGCAATAGTTGCAGCCCGAGCAGCTCTAGCACAAACTGCTTTTGCAAAGAACCTCCGGCCACAACCCCTGCCTGCAAAAGTACTCGTGATTGGATTACTGGGCATGGCAGCAAATGTTCCTTTAGGGATATGGAGAGAACACACTGAGAAATTCTCTCCAGCCTGGTTCGTTGCAGTTCATGCGGCTGTTCCATTCATAGGTATGCTGAGGAAGTCTGTGTTGATGCCGAAAGCAGCTATGGCTTTTACCATTGCAGCATCAGTGTTAGGACAGGTCATTGGATCTAGAGCAGAACGTCACCGAATGAAGGCAGTAGCTGCAAAGAAATTGGTTCTTGCAGGAGCACCTGCTGGGTCAAATCAGCCAAGTGTGGTTAAATCAAAAGGCGGACATTGTGGTGAAATTGTGAACTGGAATCCAGTTTCCCTTGAGCTGTCTGGGTCTTCTTCTCCAGCAGATGTTTATtgctaa
- the LOC122289606 gene encoding general transcription factor IIF subunit 2, with translation MDEQGGSTRSGQKNGNGNNIIEEFLDTSKAERAMWLMKCPPLVSRSLQFPPDASDPARPVAKVVLSIDPLRSNDDSSPQFTMELAGTEAGHIPKCYSMDMSKDFIPMSVFSESSQGKCSVEGKILNKFDMKPHNQDIENYGKLCRERTNKYMTKSRQIQVIDNDNGAHMRPMPGMMISVASGPSDKKKMPAKGSDVKRTRRDRGEMEEIMFKLFERQPNWTLRQLIQETDQPEQFMKDILKDLCVYNNKGANQGSYELKPEYRRTNEDPTPK, from the exons ATGGACGAGCAAGGAGGCAGCACCAGAAGCGGCCAGAAAAATGGCAACGGCAACAATATTATCGAGGAGTTCTTGGACACGAGCAAAGCGGAGAGAGCAATGTGGCTCATGAAATGCCCTCCCCTCGTCTCTCGCTCTCTCCAGTTTCCTCCCGATGCGTCCGACCCTGCTCGCCCCGTTGCCAAAGTCGTCCTCTCCATCGACCCACTCCGCTCCAATGATGACTCCTCTCCTCAG TTCACCATGGAATTGGCTGGCACTGAAGCTGGACATATACCCAAGTGTTACTCTATGGATATGTCTAAAGACTTCATTCCAATGTCTGTGTTTTCTGAGTCATCACAAG GGAAGTGTTCTGTGGAGGGAAAAATATTGAACAAGTTTGACATGAAGCCCCATAACCAGGATATTGAGAACTATGGGAAACTCTGCCGTGaaagaacaaataaatatatgacTAAGAGTAGACAGATACAG GTGATTGACAATGATAATGGGGCTCATATGAGGCCTATGCCAGGGATGATGATTAGTGTGGCTTCTGGACCGAGT GATAAGAAGAAAATGCCAGCTAAGGGCTCAGACGTGAAAAGAACAAGAAGGGATCGCGGTGAAATGGAAGAAATTATGTTCAAGCTGTTTGAAAGGCAACCAAATTGGACTTTAAGACAGCTTATTCAGGAGACAGACCAACCGGAA CAATTTATGAAAGACATACTCAAAGACCTGTGTGTCTACAATAACAAGGGAGCTAACCAAGGATCTTATGAGCTGAAGCCGGAATACAGGAGAACAAATGAGGATCCAACTCCCAAATAG